One window of the Rosa rugosa chromosome 3, drRosRugo1.1, whole genome shotgun sequence genome contains the following:
- the LOC133736669 gene encoding lachrymatory-factor synthase-like: protein MEEQAQPKWRGKSSAEVNGHAAQEVWPLLADFCNLHKVFPKVETCYQLEGIAGQTGLVRYCAGFASNRDESTIKWAKERLLMIDPIKRCLSYEVIDSNMGFKSYVAIMHVVPINGDGSMIEWSFVCDPTEGRKMEDVQSFGESSLQSIAKKIEHVLTILK from the coding sequence ATGGAAGAACAAGCACAGCCCAAATGGCGAGGCAAGTCCTCTGCTGAGGTGAATGGCCATGCAGCACAAGAGGTGTGGCCTCTCTTGGCTGATTTCTGCAACCTACACAAAGTATTCCCCAAAGTCGAGACATGTTACCAACTAGAGGGAATCGCCGGCCAAACTGGTCTAGTTCGATACTGCGCCGGATTTGCGAGCAATCGTGACGAGTCGACCATCAAGTGGGCCAAAGAGAGGCTACTGATGATCGACCCAATCAAACGGTGCTTAAGCTACGAGGTCATTGATAGTAACATGGGGTTTAAGTCATACGTAGCAATAATGCATGTAGTTCCGATAAACGGCGATGGTTCCATGATCGAGTGGTCATTTGTTTGTGATCCGACCGAGGGCAGGAAAATGGAAGACGTTCAATCCTTTGGTGAATCTTCTCTTCAATCTATAGCAAAGAAGATCGAGCATGTTCTTACCATtttaaagtaa
- the LOC133739139 gene encoding uncharacterized protein LOC133739139 produces the protein MRSEGQAQPKWEGKTSAELKSSPAQQVWPFLADFCNVQEVLPGLETCYQVEGVPGQPGLIRYCAGPATDNDETTVKWAREKLTAIDPIKRCFSYEIVESNIGFKSYVGTIQVVPVINDDEGCMIEWSFVCDPNEGWRLEDFQSYLESSLQGMAKKIEDALLSSTSATV, from the coding sequence ATGAGATCAGAAGGTCAAGCACAGCCGAAATGGGAAGGCAAAACCTCAGCCGAGCTCAAAAGCTCACCAGCACAACAGGTCTGGCCTTTCCTAGCCGATTTCTGCAACGTACAAGAAGTCTTACCAGGCCTTGAAACTTGCTACCAAGTCGAGGGAGTCCCCGGCCAGCCGGGCCTGATCCGCTACTGCGCCGGACCGGCTACCGATAACGACGAGACCACCGTTAAGTGGGCCAGAGAGAAGCTGACCGCGATTGATCCGATCAAACGGTGCTTCAGCTACGAGATCGTTGAGAGTAACATAGGGTTCAAGTCGTATGTTGGAACCATACAAGTGGTTCCGGTGATAAACGACGATGAAGGGTGCATGATCGAGTGGTCGTTTGTTTGTGATCCGAACGAAGGGTGGCGATTGGAGGACTTCCAGTCTTATTTGGAGTCTTCTCTACAAGGGATGGCAAAGAAGATTGAGGATGCTCTTCTGTCTAGTACTAGTGCTACCGTGTGA
- the LOC133740983 gene encoding lachrymatory-factor synthase-like, whose product MASEVQAQPKWEGKTSAELKSSPAQQVWPFLADFCNLHKVFPGLETCYQVEGVPGQPGLIRCCAGPATNNDESTVMWAKEKLIAVDPIKRCFSYEMLENNKGYKSYVATMQLVPVMNDDEGCMIEWSFVSDPVEGWGLEDFQSYRESGLQGMAKKIEDALQSSTSATV is encoded by the coding sequence ATGGCATCAGAGGTTCAAGCACAGCCGAAATGGGAAGGTAAAACCTCAGCCGAGCTCAAAAGCTCACCAGCACAACAGGTCTGGCCTTTCCTTGCCGATTTCTGCAACTTACACAAAGTCTTCCCAGGCCTTGAAACTTGCTACCAAGTCGAGGGAGTCCCCGGCCAGCCGGGCCTGATCCGCTGCTGCGCCGGACCGGCTACTAATAACGACGAGAGCACCGTAATGTGGGCCAAAGAGAAGCTGATCGCGGTTGATCCGATCAAACGTTGCTTCAGCTACGAGATGCTTGAGAATAACAAGGGGTATAAGTCGTATGTTGCAACCATGCAACTGGTTCCGGTGATGAACGACGATGAAGGGTGCATGATCGAGTGGTCGTTTGTTTCTGATCCGGTCGAAGGGTGGGGATTGGAGGACTTTCAGTCTTATCGTGAGTCGGGTCTACAAGGGATGGCAAAGAAGATTGAGGATGCTCTTCAGTCTAGTACTAGTGCTACCGTGTGA
- the LOC133738727 gene encoding uncharacterized protein LOC133738727: MSTAEMEQLTSGASNRIIPLLKALRTSLLFVHTVFLSLLLFVFRRPRRRCLSESLTESTAKKRKSAWRREEEDTFRRRALAEELHTGDGDCRFRRDTFLFYGVRQSALFCRSWFPVSGNPRAILVIIHGLNEHSGRYADFARQLTSCNFGVYAMDWIGHGGSDGLHGYVPSLDHVVADTGDFLEKIRLENPGAPCFLFGHSTGGAVVLKAATYAKIEEKVEGIILTSPALRVKPAHPIVGAVAPLVSLVAPKFQFKGANKRGIPVSRDPAALVAKYSDPLVYTGPIRVRTGYEILRISAHLTRNFKFVTVPFFVLHGTADRVTDPLASQDLYTEAASEFKDIKLYDGFLHDLLFEPEREEIAQDIIDWMEKRLGAGLEDVTNFA; encoded by the exons ATGTCGACGGCGGAGATGGAGCAACTGACCTCGGGAGCGAGCAACCGCATCATCCCGCTCCTCAAGGCCCTGAGGACCTCCCTCCTCTTCGTCCACACCGTCTTCCTCTCGCTGCTTCTCTTCGTCTTCCGCCGCCCCCGCCGCCGCTGCCTGTCGGAATCGCTCACGGAGTCGACGGCCAAGAAGCGGAAATCGGCGTGgaggagagaggaggaggacaCTTTCAGACGGAGAGCTTTGGCCGAGGAACTCCACACCGGAGACGGAGACTGCCGGTTCCGTCGCGACACCTTCTTGTTCTACGGTGTAAGGCAAAGCGCCTTATTCTGCCGCTCATGGTTTCCGGTCTCCGGTAATCCAAG GGCTATTTTGGTCATCATACATGGGCTGAATGAACACAGTGGAAGATATGCTGATTTTGCGAGGCAACTAACCTCATGCAACTTTGGGGTTTATGCAATGGACTGGATAG GTCATGGTGGCAGTGATGGATTGCATGGCTATGTTCCTTCACTTGACCATGTTGTTGCTGATACT GGGGATTTCTTGGAAAAGATTAGATTAGAGAACCCTGGAGCACCGTGCTTCctctttggtcactcaactggAGGAGCTGTGGTTTTGAAG GCGGCAACCTATGCTAAAATTGAAGAAAAGGTGGAAGGTATAATACTGACCTCACCAGCTTTGCGTGTTAAGCCAGCACATCCAATTGTTGGG GCTGTGGCTCCACTTGTTTCTTTGGTCGCTCCCAAGTTCCAGTTTAAAGGTGCAAACAAAAGGGGAATTCCAGTATCTAGAGATCCTGCAGCACTGGTAGCCAAGTATTCCGATCCCCTGGTCTATACAGGGCCAATAAGGGTCAGAACAGGCTATGAGATATTGCGTATCTCTGCTCACTTGACGAGAAACTTTAAGTTTGTGACTGTAcccttctttgttcttcatgggACTGCTGATAGAGTCACGGATCCTCTGGCCTCTCAGGATCTGTACACAGAGGCAGCGTCTGAGTTCAAAGACATAAAGCTCTATGATGGTTTCTTGCACGATCTCCTGTTTGAGCCTGAACGCGAAGAGATTGCGCAGGATATAATTGACTGGATGGAGAAGCGATTAGGTGCTGGCCTTGAAGACGTTACCAACTTTGCATAA
- the LOC133740675 gene encoding uncharacterized protein LOC133740675: protein MAPNRENHMGSYSKSKPPTLSMGGSTIQRTKSDISIELLSKELAAIDIHEDNEKLLPPISEVEEAKCECCGMSEECTAEYINRVRNQFSGKLICGLCAEAVNGEMDKNGGKREEAVNEHMSACVKFNRLERTNPVLYQAEAIKEILRKSSSTSRSKSMSYKSGVQKNNGGLARSSSCIPAITTEEVDEPLH, encoded by the coding sequence ATGGCCCCAAACAGAGAAAACCACATGGGTTCCTACTCCAAGAGCAAGCCACCAACACTATCAATGGGAGGTAGTACTATACAAAGAACCAAATCCGACATTTCGATAGAACTTCTGAGCAAAGAGTTAGCAGCCATCGACATTCATGAAGACAACGAGAAGCTGCTGCCTCCCATATCAGAAGTCGAAGAGGCCAAATGCGAGTGCTGTGGCATGTCCGAGGAGTGCACGGCCGAGTACATAAACCGCGTGCGAAACCAGTTTTCAGGGAAGCTGATTTGCGGGCTGTGCGCTGAAGCTGTGAATGGAGAGATGGACAAGAACGGAGGGAAGAGGGAAGAGGCTGTGAATGAGCATATGAGTGCTTGTGTGAAGTTTAATAGGCTGGAGAGGACAAACCCTGTTCTGTACCAAGCTGAGGCCATCAAAGAGATTTTGAGGAAGAGTAGTTCTACTAGCAGGTCCAAATCTATGAGTTACAAGAGTGGTGTTCAGAAGAACAATGGTGGCCTGGCGAGGAGCTCCAGTTGTATTCCGGCTATCACCACCGAAGAAGTTGATGAGCCGCTACACTAG
- the LOC133737963 gene encoding uncharacterized protein LOC133737963, with amino-acid sequence MISCVVANMNEQGLLRRTSSDVSVEMIGKYKRELEFFSSSKINGLSTIDEVKQVECECCGMKEECTQAYIAKVEDSFSGKWVCGLCSEAVKERMTRSAQESVAMEEAVSSHRDVCQKFNSTRLNPKLSLTFAMRDIAKRSEESRNSKNSSCTPKLTRRSSCVPRIN; translated from the exons ATGATCAGTTGCGTCGTAGCCAATATG AATGAGCAAGGGCTTCTCCGAAGGACGAGTTCTGATGTGTCTGTCGAGATGATAGGCAAGTATAAGAGGGAACTGGAATTTTTTAGCAGCAGCAAGATTAATGGTCTTAGCACAATTGATGAGGTAAAGCAAGTGGAATGCGAATGCTGTGGGATGAAAGAGGAATGCACCCAAGCCTATATAGCCAAAGTCGAGGATTCCTTTTCAGGAAAATGGGTTTGTGGGCTTTGTTCCGAAGCTGTGAAAGAAAGAATGACAAGATCAGCTCAGGAATCAGTTGCCATGGAAGAAGCTGTGAGCTCTCACAGGGATGTGTGCCAGAAATTCAACAGTACCAGACTCAATCCCAAGCTCTCCTTAACATTTGCAATGAGGGACATAGCAAAACGAAGCGAGGAGagcagaaattccaagaactcGTCATGCACGCCCAAGCTTACTCGAAGAAGTAGCTGTGTTCCAAGGATTAACTGA